From a region of the Nitrospirota bacterium genome:
- a CDS encoding class I SAM-dependent methyltransferase: MHEVACCPICESPSRNELVSFPRDPYLKRLPARTDHTVHYVVCCGCGFVYQHQMMDEAEMDLLYTSRYRPDQPDPGYLNANRVCALEVFSWIASKTGMSGRDRSVLDIGCATGMFLRPFVQQGWNAVGLDAGGEWIDYGKRAFGLDLRSEFFTSESFPGRQFDLILFSHVIEHVLDPAPVLEAIRQKLTDGGYLFIGTPDVLAPHRKLYPGLFGGDHVRLFSSRTLRAYLRRCGFRVVTIETHQPRGLRVLAMKADGPPTPDWREKDDWRAVHALYRGLFSPEKAVLLGRNLAALVEHHEPVLQEACKWHDTRQFHANQTDEGIDNIGKDKTDGAIAWLYGAEGSRARAHRCLSGGLMPDGSIDHVLLMGLGLGHLAELLDAHLPPSCQLLIWEADPSLFATAIRCRDLSTLFRSPRVTLHVGSDVSFIRRIARERGTLRARKFKDPQVGSMRHPFYEEFDVLLKIGSRRQTDPSADPDSTETICARG; the protein is encoded by the coding sequence ATGCACGAAGTTGCCTGCTGTCCAATTTGCGAAAGCCCATCCCGTAACGAGCTCGTCTCGTTTCCACGGGACCCGTACCTGAAGCGGCTGCCTGCAAGAACGGATCACACCGTTCACTATGTCGTGTGTTGCGGCTGCGGCTTCGTCTATCAGCACCAGATGATGGACGAAGCGGAGATGGATCTGCTCTACACGAGCCGGTATCGCCCCGATCAACCGGACCCCGGCTATCTGAACGCCAACCGGGTCTGCGCCCTGGAGGTCTTCTCGTGGATCGCCTCCAAGACCGGCATGAGCGGCCGGGACCGGTCGGTGCTGGACATCGGCTGTGCGACGGGGATGTTCCTGCGGCCCTTCGTCCAGCAAGGCTGGAATGCCGTCGGACTGGACGCAGGAGGGGAGTGGATCGACTATGGGAAGCGCGCGTTCGGCCTGGATTTGCGCTCGGAATTCTTTACGAGCGAGAGCTTTCCCGGCCGGCAGTTCGATCTCATCCTCTTTTCCCACGTCATCGAACATGTGCTGGACCCAGCCCCCGTCCTCGAGGCGATCCGGCAGAAGCTCACCGACGGCGGCTATCTCTTCATCGGGACTCCCGATGTGCTGGCTCCTCATCGCAAGCTCTACCCGGGCCTTTTCGGGGGCGACCATGTGAGGTTGTTTTCATCGCGGACGCTCCGAGCCTATCTCAGACGGTGCGGGTTTAGAGTGGTCACCATTGAGACCCATCAGCCGAGAGGGCTGCGGGTACTGGCCATGAAGGCGGATGGTCCGCCGACGCCGGACTGGCGCGAGAAAGACGATTGGAGGGCGGTGCATGCCCTGTATCGGGGGCTCTTCAGCCCTGAGAAAGCGGTCCTGTTAGGGCGGAACCTTGCCGCGCTCGTCGAGCACCACGAGCCGGTCTTGCAGGAAGCCTGCAAGTGGCATGACACGCGACAGTTCCATGCCAACCAAACAGACGAGGGGATCGACAACATAGGGAAGGACAAGACGGACGGGGCCATCGCCTGGCTCTACGGGGCGGAAGGGAGTCGGGCCAGGGCCCATCGATGTCTGTCGGGCGGACTAATGCCGGATGGCTCGATCGACCACGTCTTGCTGATGGGTCTTGGCCTGGGACACCTGGCGGAATTGCTCGATGCGCACCTGCCTCCATCCTGTCAGCTTCTGATCTGGGAAGCGGACCCGAGCTTGTTTGCCACGGCGATCCGGTGCCGAGACCTCTCGACGCTGTTCCGCTCTCCGCGTGTGACCTTGCACGTCGGATCGGATGTGAGCTTCATCCGCCGGATCGCCCGGGAGCGGGGAACCCTTCGCGCGAGGAAATTCAAGGATCCTCAAGTGGGATCGATGAGGCACCCCTTCTACGAAGAGTTCGACGTCTTGCTCAAAATCGGCTCACGCCGCCAGACAGACCCGTCGGCTGACCCGGATTCCACGGAGACCATCTGTGCACGGGGCTGA
- a CDS encoding class I SAM-dependent methyltransferase, with translation MQPGWCLICGSTRANEFARKDADRFANRLSGQDRAVVRFVICEACGHVYQDPILDADDLERLYTDDYRPFFKTETALAKEIERGRAIGDDLAPLAERRTQGRTVLDIGCGSGSLLAAFKERGWQVFGIDPVPAWTEFARRLVDGTDQTIVTGQYGPESFPGRRFSLILFSHTVEHIPDPIPMLRTMHRHLAEDGLLFVAAPDLLQPPSKEKLFRGHLAGAHVRLYSRRALRTVLARSGFRTEASLFFQSDYGQGIIVRPMEGVPDQPVDDAAAVHALYRGLGATDSPDFLGYNLAAIARRQRVAIEALCMKVPDRHVRLEPGLQGGFCLLVTNEDGVAIPVVRSGELDGFRPVDVETDQCSLPEGATLVQLGLGSGELAMALAGRLRQSQHLVIWEADAALAKAVLMAVDLSPLWASAQVTLLVGRHVHLMAAQRRRMMSLARLFVTASAGRWNRDLYQGFIDLLGVQEPQPVAVASVTGRTN, from the coding sequence ATGCAGCCTGGCTGGTGTCTGATCTGCGGCTCGACGCGCGCCAATGAGTTCGCGAGGAAAGACGCGGACCGTTTCGCGAACCGCCTGAGCGGGCAGGATCGGGCCGTCGTGCGCTTCGTCATTTGCGAAGCCTGCGGGCATGTCTACCAGGACCCGATCCTGGATGCCGACGATCTGGAGCGCTTGTACACCGACGACTACCGCCCCTTTTTCAAGACGGAGACGGCGCTGGCCAAAGAAATCGAACGAGGGCGGGCCATCGGCGACGATCTGGCGCCGCTGGCTGAGCGAAGGACGCAAGGCCGGACGGTGCTGGATATCGGCTGCGGGTCGGGCAGCCTGCTCGCGGCCTTCAAGGAACGAGGCTGGCAGGTCTTCGGGATCGACCCAGTGCCAGCCTGGACGGAGTTTGCCCGGCGCTTGGTGGACGGTACGGATCAGACGATTGTGACCGGACAATACGGACCGGAGTCGTTCCCGGGGCGGCGCTTCTCCCTGATCCTGTTTTCCCATACGGTCGAACACATTCCCGACCCGATTCCGATGCTTCGGACGATGCACCGTCACCTGGCGGAGGACGGCCTGTTGTTCGTGGCTGCGCCGGACCTCCTGCAGCCTCCCTCGAAGGAGAAGCTCTTTCGAGGCCATCTGGCCGGCGCCCATGTGCGGCTCTACAGCCGGCGTGCGCTGCGAACCGTCTTGGCTCGGAGCGGGTTCAGAACCGAAGCCTCGCTGTTTTTCCAGTCCGATTATGGGCAGGGGATCATCGTGCGGCCCATGGAAGGGGTGCCGGATCAACCGGTGGATGATGCGGCCGCTGTTCATGCCCTCTACAGGGGTCTGGGGGCCACGGACTCGCCCGATTTTCTGGGGTACAACCTCGCCGCCATTGCGCGGAGACAGCGGGTGGCCATCGAGGCGCTCTGCATGAAGGTCCCTGATCGGCACGTCCGGCTTGAGCCAGGCCTGCAGGGCGGCTTCTGCCTGCTCGTGACGAACGAGGATGGCGTGGCGATCCCGGTCGTTCGCTCGGGGGAGCTGGATGGCTTCCGGCCGGTGGATGTCGAAACCGACCAGTGTTCTTTGCCGGAGGGAGCCACGCTGGTCCAGCTTGGCCTGGGGTCCGGCGAACTGGCCATGGCGCTCGCGGGACGCCTGCGGCAGAGTCAGCATCTGGTCATCTGGGAGGCGGATGCCGCCTTGGCCAAGGCCGTCCTGATGGCCGTGGATCTGAGTCCTCTCTGGGCCTCTGCGCAAGTCACCCTGTTGGTAGGCCGCCACGTTCACCTGATGGCGGCCCAGCGCCGGCGGATGATGAGCCTTGCCAGGCTGTTTGTAACCGCCTCGGCCGGCCGGTGGAACAGAGACCTCTATCAAGGCTTCATCGATCTGTTGGGCGTGCAGGAACCACAGCCGGTTGCCGTGGCATCCGTGACCGGCAGGACCAACTGA
- a CDS encoding acylneuraminate cytidylyltransferase family protein — MNQNMKNHAQVHVVAIIPARGGSKGLPGKNRRVLNGKPLLAYSIEAAKACPLIDRVLVTTDDPALAAVAEEYGAEAPFIRPPDLAQDDTPTEPVLAHAVEWLEREEGYKTDIVVFFQPTDIFRKNRLVEQVVRRLLEDESLDSVFAAYKTHKNFWRKQDGKCIRLAPDISYGPRQKREALYREDTGLACATRAKFIKQGRRLGDRVDLVVTDDYCTGVDIHDEFDFWLAEEILRQGKRTVND; from the coding sequence ATGAATCAAAACATGAAGAATCATGCACAAGTACATGTTGTTGCAATTATTCCTGCTCGTGGTGGATCGAAGGGTCTGCCGGGCAAGAACCGCCGGGTGCTGAACGGGAAGCCTCTCCTGGCCTACAGCATCGAAGCGGCCAAGGCCTGTCCCTTGATCGACCGGGTCCTCGTCACGACGGACGATCCGGCCCTCGCGGCGGTGGCCGAGGAATATGGGGCGGAGGCCCCGTTCATCAGGCCGCCCGACTTGGCTCAAGATGACACGCCGACCGAGCCGGTCCTCGCCCATGCCGTCGAGTGGCTGGAGCGGGAGGAGGGTTACAAAACCGACATCGTGGTGTTCTTCCAGCCGACGGACATCTTCCGGAAGAATCGGCTGGTGGAGCAGGTGGTCCGACGGCTGCTGGAGGACGAGAGTCTGGACTCGGTCTTCGCCGCCTACAAGACCCACAAGAATTTCTGGCGCAAGCAGGACGGGAAGTGCATCCGGCTGGCTCCGGACATCAGCTACGGGCCCAGGCAAAAGCGGGAAGCTCTGTATCGGGAGGACACGGGCCTGGCCTGCGCCACCAGGGCGAAATTTATCAAGCAAGGGCGCCGGCTCGGCGACCGGGTGGATTTGGTCGTGACCGACGATTACTGCACCGGTGTGGACATCCACGATGAGTTCGACTTTTGGTTGGCGGAAGAAATCCTCCGCCAGGGCAAGCGGACGGTCAACGACTGA
- a CDS encoding glycosyltransferase family 2 protein yields MISIIVRTKNEQKWIGRCLAAITRQAFAEYEVILVDNASTDATLDIVRRFEVKVVSISDGEFTFGRSLNVGIQAAKGDFIAMVSGHCIPATDQWLYRLWRGFQLDPAVAGVYGKQEPLPDTNSLDKRDLLTVFGLERRVQEKDYFFHNANSMIRRSVWERIPFDEEIAGVEDRDWARRVLDQGHKILYEPYASVYHHHGINHGGDSKRADRVVRVIELIHNGRPEPVGPQVLRGAQR; encoded by the coding sequence ATGATCTCCATCATTGTCCGCACGAAGAATGAGCAGAAGTGGATCGGGCGCTGCCTGGCCGCGATCACCCGGCAGGCCTTCGCCGAGTACGAGGTGATCCTGGTGGACAATGCCTCGACCGACGCGACCCTCGACATTGTGCGCCGGTTCGAAGTGAAGGTGGTCTCCATCTCGGACGGGGAGTTCACCTTTGGCCGATCCTTGAACGTCGGCATTCAGGCGGCCAAGGGGGACTTCATCGCCATGGTGTCGGGCCACTGCATTCCAGCCACCGACCAGTGGCTCTATCGTCTCTGGCGGGGGTTTCAACTCGATCCGGCCGTGGCCGGCGTGTACGGCAAGCAAGAGCCGCTGCCCGACACCAACAGTCTGGACAAGCGGGATCTGCTGACGGTGTTCGGGCTCGAACGCCGGGTGCAGGAAAAGGATTACTTTTTCCACAACGCCAACTCGATGATCCGCCGGTCGGTCTGGGAGCGCATCCCGTTCGACGAAGAGATCGCAGGCGTCGAGGATCGGGATTGGGCCCGACGGGTCCTGGATCAGGGCCACAAAATCCTCTACGAGCCCTATGCCTCCGTGTACCACCACCATGGGATCAATCACGGCGGGGACAGCAAGCGGGCCGATCGTGTGGTGCGGGTGATCGAACTGATCCACAACGGCCGTCCAGAACCGGTTGGCCCGCAAGTTCTTCGGGGAGCACAGCGATGA